A window from Pseudooceanicola algae encodes these proteins:
- the phnF gene encoding phosphonate metabolism transcriptional regulator PhnF, which translates to MTATPVNAVETRGGKTPLWRSISQALRADIAAGRYGPGDRLPTEAELSARFGVNRHTVRRGLADLAEAGLTHARRGAGVFVAQQATDYPIGRRVRFHQNIRAAGRLPSRCILLIETRTADPTEAEMLQLAPGGRVISTDGLSSADGQPLALARSVFPAAPFPELATALERLTSITEALAESGVTDYTRAFTRVNAKIATATQALHLQIREGDPILRTISLSLAPDGTPIEYGRTWFSGDRVTLTLGEDEAP; encoded by the coding sequence ATGACAGCAACACCCGTAAATGCCGTCGAGACCCGTGGCGGCAAGACCCCGCTCTGGCGCTCGATCTCGCAGGCCTTGCGCGCCGATATCGCCGCCGGGCGCTACGGCCCCGGTGACCGCCTGCCGACCGAGGCCGAGCTTTCCGCACGGTTCGGCGTCAACCGCCATACGGTCCGCCGGGGCCTTGCCGACCTTGCCGAAGCGGGCCTGACACATGCCCGGCGCGGCGCCGGGGTCTTCGTGGCGCAACAGGCCACCGATTATCCGATCGGGCGCAGGGTCCGCTTTCACCAGAACATCCGTGCGGCGGGACGCCTGCCCTCGCGCTGTATCCTGCTGATCGAGACCCGCACCGCCGACCCCACCGAAGCCGAGATGCTGCAGCTTGCTCCGGGCGGCCGTGTCATTTCCACCGACGGCCTGTCTTCGGCGGATGGTCAACCGCTGGCCCTGGCCCGGTCGGTCTTTCCCGCCGCGCCGTTTCCGGAGCTTGCCACCGCGCTGGAACGGCTGACCTCGATCACCGAGGCGCTGGCCGAAAGCGGTGTGACCGATTACACCCGCGCCTTCACCCGCGTGAATGCAAAGATCGCAACCGCCACCCAGGCACTGCACCTGCAGATCCGCGAAGGCGACCCGATCCTGCGCACCATTTCCCTCAGCCTCGCACCCGACGGGACCCCAATCGAATACGGCCGAACCTGGTTCTCGGGCGACCGTGTGACCCTGACATTGGGCGAAGACGAGGCCCCCTAG
- a CDS encoding alpha-D-ribose 1-methylphosphonate 5-triphosphate diphosphatase, which translates to MPATQPSLRLTGASILQDGQFQSGSLTFAAGQITDLACAGQATQIRDTSVPITPLFPPRQDTTVDLSGYLLLPGIIDLHGDAFERHVAPRPSAEFDLSIALRATDRDAAVNGVTTAWLAQCWSWDGGARSPETAVRMAEALRDYSARHALTDLRLQIRCETHMVPTEARLLETVRNFGIDYVVFNNHLQESHAELSCNTERLCIAARRAGRTPQDHLQSLRDARKQTREVPRFLCRLAREFDALGVTYGSHDDPDGETRETYSMIGAKICEFPTARAAAALARTVGDPILMGAPNVVRGGSQAGNISATELIRADLCDALVSDYYYPALAEAAFRLADTGTRTLAQAWALISSGPARVLGLHDRGTLAHGKRADLVILNEETRAIEATISGGRIAHLSGEVAHRFAFAPQRHALAAE; encoded by the coding sequence ATGCCAGCGACCCAGCCCAGCCTTCGCCTGACCGGCGCCTCCATTTTGCAGGACGGTCAATTCCAGTCCGGTTCCCTGACCTTCGCGGCAGGGCAGATCACCGATCTTGCCTGCGCGGGCCAAGCGACACAGATCAGGGACACATCCGTCCCGATCACGCCGCTGTTCCCGCCCCGCCAGGATACGACGGTGGATCTGTCGGGATACCTCTTACTGCCCGGCATCATCGACCTGCATGGCGATGCCTTCGAACGCCATGTCGCCCCCCGCCCAAGCGCCGAATTCGACCTCTCGATCGCCCTGCGGGCGACGGATCGGGACGCGGCCGTCAACGGTGTTACAACCGCATGGCTCGCCCAGTGCTGGAGTTGGGATGGCGGCGCACGCAGTCCCGAAACGGCGGTCCGCATGGCCGAGGCGCTGCGCGACTACTCTGCCCGCCACGCGCTGACCGATCTGCGACTGCAGATCCGCTGCGAAACCCATATGGTCCCGACCGAAGCCCGCCTGCTCGAAACCGTGCGCAACTTCGGCATCGACTACGTGGTCTTCAACAACCATCTCCAGGAAAGCCATGCCGAGCTTTCCTGCAATACCGAACGCCTCTGCATCGCGGCCCGGCGCGCTGGCCGCACCCCTCAGGATCACCTGCAAAGCCTGCGCGACGCGCGCAAGCAGACCCGCGAGGTCCCGCGCTTCCTCTGCCGCCTCGCCCGCGAATTCGACGCGCTTGGCGTGACCTACGGCAGCCATGACGACCCCGACGGCGAAACCCGAGAGACCTATTCGATGATCGGCGCGAAGATCTGCGAATTCCCCACGGCCCGCGCCGCGGCCGCCCTTGCTCGCACCGTCGGGGACCCGATCCTGATGGGCGCGCCCAACGTGGTGCGCGGCGGCTCGCAAGCCGGAAACATTAGCGCGACGGAACTGATCCGCGCCGATCTCTGCGATGCGCTCGTGTCGGATTACTACTACCCGGCTTTGGCCGAAGCGGCCTTCCGCCTGGCCGATACCGGCACCCGAACGCTTGCTCAGGCCTGGGCTCTGATCTCCTCCGGACCGGCCCGTGTCCTCGGCCTTCACGACCGCGGCACACTCGCGCACGGGAAACGCGCCGACCTGGTCATCCTGAACGAAGAGACCCGCGCAATAGAGGCCACGATCTCCGGGGGGCGCATCGCACATCTGTCCGGCGAAGTCGCACATCGCTTCGCCTTCGCGCCACAGCGACACGCCCTGGCGGCTGAATAA
- a CDS encoding LbetaH domain-containing protein produces the protein MARLSEEAPFLHADVELSETSLGRFTEVGRGSRLSNVTLGDYSYCDRYADIANAEIGKFSNIASQVRIGATDHPLDTAACHHFLYRSADYWDDAENDQDFFVHRRGRTAHIGHDTWIGHGAMIKPDVSLGNGAVVASGAVVTRDVAPYTIVAGMPARVLRRRQSAEVAERLTALAWWDWDHGRLRAALLDFRTLSVMAFLEKYRG, from the coding sequence ATGGCCCGTCTGAGCGAAGAAGCCCCCTTTCTGCATGCGGATGTCGAGTTGTCCGAAACCTCCCTTGGTCGTTTCACCGAAGTGGGCCGGGGCAGCCGTCTTTCGAACGTGACCTTGGGTGATTATTCCTATTGCGACCGCTACGCCGATATCGCCAATGCGGAGATCGGCAAGTTCTCCAATATTGCGAGTCAGGTCCGCATCGGCGCCACGGATCACCCGCTGGACACGGCGGCCTGCCACCATTTTCTCTATCGGTCGGCAGATTATTGGGATGACGCTGAAAACGATCAGGACTTCTTTGTGCATCGGCGGGGTCGAACGGCCCATATCGGGCATGACACCTGGATCGGCCATGGCGCGATGATCAAGCCCGACGTCTCTCTGGGAAACGGTGCTGTCGTCGCCTCCGGCGCAGTGGTCACCCGAGATGTCGCGCCCTACACGATCGTCGCGGGCATGCCCGCACGGGTCCTGCGCCGGCGCCAATCGGCTGAGGTTGCCGAACGGTTGACGGCGCTGGCCTGGTGGGATTGGGATCATGGCCGGTTGCGCGCGGCCCTATTGGATTTCCGGACGTTGAGCGTCATGGCTTTTTTGGAAAAATACCGGGGTTGA